A part of Streptomyces sp. DSM 40750 genomic DNA contains:
- a CDS encoding VOC family protein: protein MELAQVRLLVSDFAACYRFYADVLGLKPQSGAAEGPYEKFSPAVGSAGIALQDRATMAQVLGELADTANGHRSLVVLRVDDLDAYCEQITARGARLVHGPAPLTDRMRVAHLKDPEGNLVELQEWLLLRG, encoded by the coding sequence GTGGAACTCGCACAGGTAAGGCTGCTGGTCTCCGACTTCGCCGCCTGCTACCGCTTCTACGCCGACGTGCTCGGACTGAAGCCGCAGTCCGGGGCGGCCGAGGGGCCGTACGAGAAGTTCAGCCCGGCGGTCGGGTCCGCAGGCATCGCCCTGCAGGACCGGGCGACGATGGCCCAGGTGCTCGGGGAGCTGGCCGACACGGCGAACGGGCACCGGTCGCTGGTCGTGCTGCGTGTCGACGACCTCGACGCGTACTGCGAGCAGATCACCGCACGCGGCGCGCGGCTCGTCCACGGGCCCGCACCCCTGACCGACCGTATGCGCGTGGCCCATCTGAAGGACCCCGAGGGGAACTTGGTCGAGCTGCAGGAATGGCTGCTGCTGCGCGGCTGA
- a CDS encoding 16S rRNA (uracil(1498)-N(3))-methyltransferase, translated as MTAPVFVVDSLDLPDGCGGEFLLDGPEGRHAVSVKRLRAGEDVVLTDGRGHWAEGIVKAAEGKDRLLVMDLDTVHEEVPPQPRITVVQALPKGDRGELAVETMTEVGVDAIVPWAASRCITQWRGDRGLKALAKWRATAREAGKQSRRVRFPEVADVATGKQVAALLAKADFAAVLHESGDETLATAELPTAGEIVLVVGPEGGVSPEELALFGEAGAGAYRLGPSVLRTSTAGTAAGALLLGRTGRWS; from the coding sequence ATGACCGCACCCGTGTTCGTGGTCGACTCGCTGGACCTGCCGGACGGCTGCGGCGGCGAGTTCCTCCTCGACGGCCCCGAGGGTCGGCACGCCGTCTCCGTGAAGCGGCTGAGGGCGGGTGAGGACGTCGTCCTCACGGACGGGCGCGGGCACTGGGCGGAGGGGATCGTCAAGGCCGCCGAGGGCAAGGACCGGCTCCTGGTCATGGACCTGGACACCGTGCACGAGGAGGTGCCGCCGCAGCCCCGTATCACCGTCGTCCAGGCGCTGCCCAAGGGCGACCGGGGCGAACTGGCCGTCGAGACCATGACCGAGGTCGGCGTCGACGCGATCGTGCCCTGGGCCGCCTCGCGCTGCATCACCCAGTGGAGGGGCGACCGGGGGCTGAAGGCCCTCGCCAAGTGGCGGGCCACCGCGCGGGAGGCGGGCAAGCAGTCCCGCCGGGTGCGGTTCCCCGAGGTCGCGGACGTGGCCACCGGCAAGCAGGTCGCGGCGCTCCTCGCGAAGGCCGACTTCGCCGCCGTACTGCATGAGAGCGGCGACGAGACGCTGGCCACGGCCGAGCTGCCGACGGCCGGGGAGATCGTGCTCGTCGTGGGGCCCGAAGGGGGAGTGTCGCCGGAGGAGCTGGCGCTCTTCGGCGAGGCGGGCGCGGGGGCGTATCGACTCGGGCCCAGTGTGCTGCGTACATCGACCGCCGGGACGGCGGCCGGGGCGCTGCTGCTGGGCCGGACCGGACGCTGGTCCTGA
- a CDS encoding nitronate monooxygenase, translated as MSSALTDLFPLPIVQAPMAGGVSVPQLAAAVSEAGGLGFLAAGYKTADGMYQEIKALRALTSRPFGVNLFMPQPEYAEPAAVEVYAEQLAGEATWYEAELGDPDSGRDDGYEAKLAVLLDNPVPVVSFHFGCPTPEVIESLARKGTLTLVTATSAEEAQAVERSGAHAVIVQGVEAGGHQGTHRDDPERDCAGIGLLSLVAQVREAVALPMVAAGGIMRGGQIAALLTAGVSAAQLGTAFLATTESGAHAVHKQALTNPLFVRTELTRAFSGRPARGLVNRFLREHGPYAPVAYPEVHHLTSPLRKAAAKAGDAQGMALWAGQGHRMARELPAGKLVEVLAAEVAAAQAEQASAQVGSQGGGQIGSEGR; from the coding sequence ATGTCCTCCGCGCTGACCGATCTTTTTCCGCTTCCGATCGTGCAGGCCCCGATGGCGGGCGGCGTGTCCGTGCCGCAGTTGGCCGCTGCCGTGTCCGAGGCGGGTGGGCTGGGGTTTCTCGCCGCCGGGTACAAGACGGCCGACGGGATGTATCAGGAGATCAAGGCGCTGCGGGCGCTGACCTCGCGCCCCTTCGGCGTGAATCTCTTCATGCCGCAACCGGAGTACGCCGAGCCCGCCGCCGTCGAGGTGTACGCGGAGCAGCTGGCCGGTGAGGCCACCTGGTACGAGGCCGAGCTGGGCGACCCCGACAGCGGACGCGACGACGGCTACGAGGCCAAGCTCGCGGTGCTGCTCGACAACCCCGTGCCGGTGGTGTCGTTCCACTTCGGCTGCCCGACCCCCGAGGTCATCGAGTCCCTCGCCCGCAAGGGCACGCTCACCCTGGTCACCGCGACCTCGGCGGAGGAGGCGCAGGCCGTGGAGCGGTCGGGGGCCCACGCCGTGATCGTGCAGGGCGTCGAGGCGGGCGGCCACCAGGGCACCCACCGGGACGACCCCGAGCGGGACTGCGCCGGCATCGGCCTGCTCTCCCTGGTCGCCCAGGTCCGAGAGGCCGTGGCCCTGCCGATGGTCGCGGCCGGCGGCATCATGCGCGGCGGCCAGATCGCCGCCCTCCTCACGGCGGGCGTGAGCGCGGCCCAGCTCGGCACGGCGTTCCTCGCCACCACCGAGTCCGGCGCCCACGCCGTGCACAAGCAGGCGCTGACCAACCCCCTCTTCGTCCGTACGGAGCTGACCCGCGCCTTCTCCGGGCGCCCGGCACGCGGCCTGGTCAACCGGTTCCTGCGCGAGCACGGCCCCTACGCGCCCGTCGCCTACCCCGAGGTCCACCACCTCACCTCGCCGCTGCGCAAGGCCGCCGCCAAGGCCGGGGACGCGCAGGGCATGGCCCTGTGGGCCGGGCAGGGGCACCGGATGGCCCGGGAGCTGCCGGCCGGGAAGCTGGTCGAGGTACTGGCCGCCGAGGTCGCCGCCGCGCAGGCCGAGCAGGCCTCCGCGCAGGTCGGCAGCCAGGGCGGCGGCCAGATCGGGAGCGAGGGCCGATGA
- the dnaJ gene encoding molecular chaperone DnaJ has translation MATDYYAVLGVRRDASQDEIKKAFRRLARELHPDVNPDPKTQERFKEINAAYEVLSDPQKKQVYDLGGDPLSQAGGQGAGGFGAGGFGNFSDIMDAFFGTASQRGPRSRTRRGQDAMIRLEIDLDEAAFGTTKDIQVDTAIVCTTCSGEGAAPGTTAQTCDMCRGRGEVSQVTRSFLGQVMTSRPCPQCQGFGTIVPNPCPECAGDGRVRSRRTLTVKIPAGVDNGTRIQLAGEGEVGPGGGPAGDLYVEIHELPHPMFQRRGDDLHCTVTLPMTAAALGTKVPLETLDGLEEVDIRPGTQSGQSIPLHGRGVTHLRGGGRGDLIVHVEVQTPSKLDPEQEGLLRQLAVLRGEERPTGQFQPGQQGLFSRLKDAFNGR, from the coding sequence GTGGCCACGGACTATTACGCCGTGCTCGGCGTGCGCCGCGACGCGTCTCAGGACGAGATCAAGAAGGCGTTCCGGAGGCTCGCGCGCGAGCTGCACCCGGACGTCAATCCCGATCCGAAGACCCAGGAGCGGTTCAAGGAGATCAACGCCGCCTACGAGGTGCTCTCGGACCCGCAGAAGAAGCAGGTCTACGACCTCGGCGGCGACCCCCTGTCCCAGGCGGGCGGCCAAGGCGCGGGCGGCTTCGGCGCGGGCGGCTTCGGGAACTTCTCGGACATCATGGACGCCTTCTTCGGTACGGCGTCCCAGCGGGGTCCGCGGTCGCGTACGCGCCGGGGCCAGGACGCGATGATCCGGCTGGAGATCGACCTCGACGAGGCGGCCTTCGGCACGACGAAGGACATCCAGGTCGACACGGCCATCGTCTGCACCACCTGCAGTGGTGAGGGCGCGGCGCCGGGTACGACCGCCCAGACCTGTGACATGTGCCGGGGCCGTGGTGAGGTCTCGCAGGTCACGCGGTCCTTCCTGGGTCAGGTCATGACCTCCCGGCCCTGTCCGCAGTGCCAGGGCTTCGGCACGATCGTCCCGAACCCGTGCCCCGAGTGCGCGGGCGACGGGCGGGTGCGGTCGCGGCGGACGCTGACGGTCAAGATTCCGGCCGGTGTCGACAACGGCACGCGGATTCAGCTGGCCGGTGAGGGCGAGGTCGGGCCCGGTGGTGGACCCGCCGGTGACCTCTACGTCGAGATCCACGAGCTGCCGCACCCGATGTTCCAGCGGCGCGGCGACGATCTGCACTGCACGGTGACGCTCCCGATGACCGCGGCGGCGCTCGGCACCAAGGTGCCGCTGGAGACGCTGGACGGTCTGGAGGAGGTCGACATCCGGCCCGGGACCCAGTCCGGGCAGTCGATTCCGCTGCACGGGCGGGGTGTGACTCACCTGCGGGGTGGCGGGCGTGGGGATCTGATCGTGCATGTCGAGGTCCAGACGCCGTCGAAGCTCGATCCCGAGCAGGAGGGGTTGCTGCGGCAGCTGGCCGTGTTGCGGGGTGAGGAGCGGCCGACGGGGCAGTTCCAGCCGGGGCAGCAGGGATTGTTCTCTCGGCTGAAGGATGCCTTCAACGGGCGCTGA
- the hrcA gene encoding heat-inducible transcriptional repressor HrcA, which produces MLSERRLQVLRAIVQDYVGTEEPVGSKALTERHNLGVSPATVRNDMAALEDEGFIAQPHTSAGRIPTDKGYRLFVDKLAGVKPMTPPERRAIQNFLDGAVDLDDVVARTVRLLAQLTRQVAVVQYPSLTRSTVRHVELLSLAPARLMLVLITDTGRVEQRLVDCPAPFGETSLADLRARLNSKVSGRRFTDVPRLVEDLPEAFDVEDRGTVTTVLSTLLEALVEESEERLMIGGTANLTRFGHDFPLTIRPVLEALEEQVVLLKLLGEAGDSGMTVRIGHENAYEGLNSTSVVSVGYGSGGEAVAKLGVVGPTRMDYPGTMGAVRAVARYVGQILAES; this is translated from the coding sequence ATGCTCAGTGAACGCAGGCTCCAGGTGCTGCGCGCCATCGTCCAGGACTACGTGGGCACCGAGGAGCCGGTCGGTTCCAAGGCGCTCACGGAGCGGCACAACCTCGGTGTCTCCCCGGCGACCGTCCGCAACGACATGGCGGCGCTGGAGGACGAGGGCTTCATCGCCCAGCCCCACACCAGCGCGGGCCGCATCCCCACCGACAAGGGGTACCGGCTCTTCGTCGACAAGCTGGCCGGCGTCAAGCCCATGACCCCGCCCGAGCGGCGCGCCATCCAGAACTTCCTGGACGGCGCCGTCGATCTCGACGACGTGGTGGCCAGGACCGTACGGCTGCTCGCGCAGCTCACCCGGCAGGTGGCCGTCGTGCAGTATCCGTCGCTCACGCGGTCGACGGTGCGGCATGTGGAGCTGCTGTCGCTGGCCCCCGCCCGGCTGATGCTCGTGCTGATCACGGACACGGGACGGGTGGAGCAGCGGCTGGTCGACTGCCCGGCGCCGTTCGGAGAAACGTCACTCGCGGATCTGCGCGCCCGGCTCAACAGCAAGGTCTCGGGCCGCCGGTTCACCGACGTGCCGAGGCTGGTCGAGGACCTGCCCGAGGCGTTCGACGTCGAGGACCGGGGCACGGTCACGACGGTGCTCTCCACCCTGCTGGAGGCACTCGTCGAGGAGAGCGAGGAGCGGCTGATGATCGGCGGTACCGCCAATCTCACCCGCTTCGGACATGACTTCCCCCTCACCATCCGGCCCGTTCTGGAAGCCTTGGAGGAGCAGGTCGTCCTCCTCAAGTTGCTTGGCGAGGCGGGAGATTCGGGCATGACCGTACGCATCGGTCATGAGAACGCGTATGAGGGACTCAACTCCACGTCCGTCGTCTCCGTCGGTTACGGTTCGGGCGGCGAGGCAGTAGCGAAACTGGGCGTGGTCGGACCTACGCGCATGGACTATCCGGGAACGATGGGAGCGGTACGAGCGGTGGCACGGTACGTCGGACAGATCCTGGCGGAGTCTTAA
- a CDS encoding MBL fold metallo-hydrolase translates to MTVTWEEFGWQGLTPRVGRCRLPGWDCTVGLVVGDGAALMIDAGSSLREGARLRAEARRLLGGARVTHLAFTHPHFDHVFGAAAFAGVEVFGAVGVDGVLTDSRDALRADAVHHGLPPTDAAEAADLLVRPRHRVSGEWTLDLGGGIQVLLANVGPGHTGHDLAVLVPGAPGTVGSTGATGATGSAGVAGFPEVVFCGDLVEESGEPQAGPDAVPSRWPAALDRLLDLGGEDALYVPGHGAVVDAAFVRAQRDALARRFDVS, encoded by the coding sequence ATGACGGTGACTTGGGAAGAGTTCGGGTGGCAGGGATTGACGCCCCGGGTCGGACGGTGCCGCCTTCCCGGCTGGGACTGCACGGTCGGGCTGGTGGTCGGGGACGGTGCGGCCCTCATGATCGACGCGGGTTCGAGCCTGCGGGAGGGCGCGCGGTTGCGCGCCGAGGCGCGCCGACTGCTCGGCGGTGCCCGTGTGACACATCTCGCGTTCACGCACCCCCATTTCGACCATGTCTTCGGAGCGGCCGCGTTCGCGGGGGTCGAGGTCTTCGGCGCGGTGGGCGTCGACGGCGTCCTGACCGACTCCCGCGACGCCCTCCGCGCGGACGCCGTCCACCACGGCCTCCCCCCGACGGACGCCGCCGAGGCCGCCGACCTCCTCGTACGCCCCCGCCACCGCGTCTCCGGCGAGTGGACACTCGACCTGGGCGGCGGCATCCAGGTACTGCTGGCGAACGTGGGCCCGGGCCACACGGGCCACGACCTCGCGGTCCTGGTGCCGGGGGCTCCGGGGACTGTGGGTTCTACGGGGGCTACGGGGGCTACGGGCTCGGCAGGGGTCGCGGGCTTTCCTGAGGTCGTCTTCTGCGGGGATCTGGTCGAGGAGTCCGGCGAGCCCCAGGCGGGCCCCGACGCCGTGCCCTCCCGCTGGCCGGCCGCGCTCGACCGTCTCCTGGACCTGGGTGGCGAGGACGCGCTGTACGTCCCCGGGCACGGGGCGGTGGTGGACGCGGCGTTCGTACGGGCCCAACGCGACGCGCTGGCCCGCCGCTTCGACGTGTCGTGA
- a CDS encoding DUF3097 domain-containing protein, with product MRQYSPDLTPPWKKPVPAPEVPADPGLVVEEPTTGFCGAVIRCEAGTVTLEDRFGKHRVFPLEPRGFLLEGRVVTLVRPSSAPSRPTRTASGSVAVPGARARVARAGRIYVEGRHDAELVEKVWGDDLRIEGVVVEYLEGVDDLPAIVAEFAPGPDARLGILVDHLVPGSKESRIAEAVTSEYALVVGHPYIDIWEAVKPSSVGIPAWPRVPRGQDWKTGVCRALGWPENTGAAWQGILGRVRSYKDLEPALLGRVEELIDFVTDSGGA from the coding sequence ATGCGCCAGTACTCACCCGACCTGACCCCTCCCTGGAAGAAGCCCGTGCCGGCCCCCGAAGTCCCGGCCGACCCCGGCCTGGTCGTCGAGGAACCCACCACCGGCTTCTGCGGCGCGGTCATCCGCTGCGAGGCGGGCACGGTGACACTGGAGGACCGCTTCGGCAAGCACCGCGTGTTCCCGCTGGAACCCCGTGGCTTCCTCCTGGAGGGCCGGGTGGTGACCCTGGTCCGCCCCTCGTCGGCTCCCTCCCGCCCCACCCGCACGGCCTCCGGCTCGGTGGCCGTCCCCGGCGCCCGCGCCCGTGTGGCCCGCGCCGGCCGCATCTACGTCGAGGGCCGCCACGACGCCGAACTCGTCGAGAAGGTCTGGGGCGACGACCTGCGCATCGAGGGCGTGGTCGTGGAGTACCTGGAGGGCGTCGACGACCTCCCCGCGATCGTCGCCGAGTTCGCCCCCGGCCCGGACGCCCGCCTGGGGATCCTGGTCGACCACCTGGTCCCGGGCAGCAAGGAGTCCCGTATCGCGGAGGCGGTGACGAGCGAGTACGCCCTCGTCGTCGGCCACCCGTACATCGACATCTGGGAGGCCGTGAAGCCGTCGTCCGTGGGCATCCCGGCCTGGCCCCGCGTGCCGCGCGGGCAGGACTGGAAGACGGGGGTGTGCCGGGCGCTGGGGTGGCCGGAGAACACGGGGGCGGCGTGGCAGGGGATTCTGGGGCGGGTGCGGTCCTACAAGGACCTGGAGCCGGCGCTGCTGGGGCGGGTGGAGGAGCTGATCGACTTCGTCACGGATAGCGGTGGGGCCTGA
- a CDS encoding Uma2 family endonuclease, translating into MTAVDDRPMTTDIVKFFENFEFPEGFKVELLRGEIVMMAGPDVAHNDILEAVVDQIPRQRWRRLQTQDIAILEETSEPQPDLVVIERGTGPGQGRLMPSEVITMLLEVVSKTSVDRDYGVKRSIYAAAKVPAYFIIDPVMAQCVLLTEPTGHGEDADYRCQRITKFGDLTPLEPIGIELDTREFAAYEKVRPHRYP; encoded by the coding sequence ATGACCGCTGTGGACGACCGACCGATGACCACCGACATCGTGAAGTTCTTCGAGAACTTTGAGTTTCCCGAAGGATTCAAGGTCGAGCTCCTCCGGGGGGAAATTGTGATGATGGCGGGGCCGGACGTGGCCCACAACGACATCCTGGAAGCGGTTGTGGACCAGATCCCCCGTCAGCGCTGGCGGCGGCTCCAGACCCAGGACATCGCCATCCTCGAAGAGACCAGCGAGCCGCAGCCGGACCTTGTGGTGATTGAGCGCGGCACTGGACCTGGCCAAGGAAGGCTGATGCCGTCCGAGGTCATCACCATGCTCCTGGAAGTCGTCTCCAAGACGAGTGTGGACCGCGACTACGGAGTCAAGCGATCGATCTACGCGGCGGCAAAGGTACCTGCCTACTTCATCATCGACCCTGTCATGGCCCAGTGTGTATTGCTCACTGAACCGACGGGTCATGGAGAGGACGCGGACTACCGGTGCCAGCGGATCACCAAGTTCGGCGACCTCACACCGCTGGAGCCCATCGGCATCGAACTGGACACCCGCGAGTTCGCCGCCTACGAGAAGGTCAGGCCCCACCGCTATCCGTGA
- the hemW gene encoding radical SAM family heme chaperone HemW: MPSALPDGEPVPDDGALPAHALAGAAERPLGFYLHVPYCATRCGYCDFNTYTATELRGTGGVLASRDNYADTVVDEIRLARKTLGDDPRTVRTVFVGGGTPTLLAADDLVRMLGAIRDEFGLADDAEVTTEANPESVDPAYLATLRAGGFNRVSFGMQSARQHVLRVLDRTHTPGRPEACVAEARAAGFDHVNLDLIYGTPGESDDDWRASLEAALGAGPDHVSAYALIVEEGTQLARRIRRGEVPMTDDDVHADRYLIAEEMLIAAGFDWYEVSNWATSDAGRCLHNELYWRGADWWGAGPGAHSHVGGVRWWNVKHPGAYAGALAAGRSPGAGRELLSEEDRRVERILLELRLREGCPLSLLREEGLAAAGRALAEGLLEAGPYEEGRAVLTLRGRLLADAVVRDLVD; this comes from the coding sequence ATGCCTTCCGCACTCCCCGACGGTGAGCCCGTCCCCGATGACGGGGCGCTGCCCGCGCACGCCCTGGCCGGCGCGGCCGAGCGTCCCCTCGGGTTCTATCTGCACGTCCCGTACTGCGCGACCCGCTGCGGCTACTGCGACTTCAACACCTACACCGCGACCGAGCTGCGCGGCACCGGCGGCGTCCTCGCCTCCCGCGACAACTACGCGGACACGGTCGTCGACGAGATCCGCCTCGCCCGCAAGACCCTCGGCGACGACCCGCGCACCGTCCGTACGGTCTTCGTGGGCGGCGGCACGCCCACGCTGCTGGCCGCCGACGACCTCGTACGGATGCTGGGGGCGATCCGCGACGAGTTCGGCCTCGCGGACGACGCCGAGGTGACGACGGAGGCGAACCCCGAATCCGTGGACCCCGCCTACCTGGCGACCCTCCGCGCGGGCGGCTTCAACCGCGTCTCCTTCGGCATGCAGAGCGCGAGGCAGCACGTGCTGCGGGTGCTCGACCGTACGCACACGCCGGGGCGCCCGGAGGCGTGCGTCGCGGAGGCCCGCGCGGCCGGGTTCGACCACGTCAACCTCGACCTGATCTACGGCACGCCCGGCGAGTCCGACGACGACTGGCGGGCCTCTCTGGAAGCCGCTCTCGGCGCCGGCCCCGACCATGTCTCGGCGTACGCGTTGATCGTCGAGGAGGGCACGCAGCTCGCCCGGCGTATCCGCCGGGGCGAGGTCCCGATGACGGACGACGACGTCCACGCCGACCGCTACCTCATCGCCGAGGAGATGCTCATCGCGGCCGGCTTCGACTGGTACGAGGTCTCCAACTGGGCCACCTCCGACGCCGGCCGCTGCCTCCACAACGAGCTGTACTGGCGCGGCGCGGACTGGTGGGGCGCGGGGCCGGGGGCCCACAGCCACGTGGGCGGCGTGCGCTGGTGGAACGTGAAACACCCGGGCGCGTACGCGGGCGCACTGGCCGCCGGGCGATCTCCGGGGGCCGGGCGCGAGCTGCTGTCGGAGGAGGACCGCCGGGTCGAACGCATCCTGTTGGAGCTGAGGCTCCGGGAGGGCTGCCCGCTGTCGTTGCTGCGGGAGGAGGGGCTCGCGGCGGCGGGTCGGGCGCTGGCCGAGGGGCTGCTGGAGGCGGGGCCGTACGAGGAGGGGCGCGCGGTGCTCACGCTGCGGGGGCGGTTGCTGGCGGACGCGGTGGTGCGGGACCTGGTGGACTGA
- a CDS encoding ATP-binding SpoIIE family protein phosphatase, producing MSLPGGPLAPGAARRFVGAALTEWAELDLPGAAALAARLVEDVLVVVSELVTNAVVHAGTDVELLCRFGRDDPTAAGWLVVEVSDHHPSRVVRDEGAERPYLAERPYGAAEYGRGLRLVAALSEAWGVTYRTGMKTVWARLSVDGAMAVDDAIEAYGVDEGGVGAYAGAHGGSAAGGVYGGEAGACEGDEGWDARAYAGAEERREQGGARAYTGEVGRDHGPGPVDLVAPVPRRGGERDREWLNRGALSFLAEASDLLAGQLDEDLVAALAGQLLVPRLADWCAVWLEDEGMGWRGGDGSLGPAPRLARVWHCSENRIEELRRALEKDPPRLPESVRSRAVPVPWPGAGAKVGAGPDSGIGTKSGTPEEKSDGGAAGQGDDRPADRGAARPTEQGGGGPTQQGDGGPAGNDEDRPAGWGEDRPVERGAREAVERGEGGAALAYRLIAGGRPLGTLVIGRAGLLRFPDEVTGLVEDLSRRIALSIGAARQYARQATISRVLQRGLLPGAVAEIPGVSSALVYEPCDKGGPSGDFYDLFPAGRGRWCFAIGDVQGKGPEAAVVIGLARPWLRLLAREGYGVADVLDRLNQLLLDDATEAADAAARALVTAGDPGLVDPDGPQTRFLSLLYGELVPVDGGVRCTLASAGHPLPLLLGPDGDVRTVAEPQTLLGVIEDSEYVAETFELCHGDTLLCVTDGITERRNGPHMFDDGDGLATALVGCAGLDAQLIAERIRRLVHEFGERPPEDDLALLVLQAE from the coding sequence GTGTCGCTTCCCGGGGGGCCGCTCGCGCCGGGAGCCGCCCGGCGCTTCGTCGGCGCCGCGCTCACGGAGTGGGCCGAACTCGACCTGCCCGGCGCCGCCGCCCTCGCCGCCCGCCTCGTCGAGGACGTACTCGTCGTGGTCAGCGAGCTGGTCACCAACGCGGTCGTCCACGCGGGCACGGACGTCGAACTGCTGTGCCGGTTCGGCCGCGACGACCCCACCGCCGCCGGCTGGCTGGTGGTAGAGGTCTCCGACCACCATCCCTCCCGGGTGGTACGGGACGAGGGCGCCGAACGCCCCTACCTCGCCGAACGGCCTTACGGGGCAGCGGAGTACGGCCGAGGGCTGCGCCTCGTCGCCGCGCTCTCGGAGGCCTGGGGGGTCACCTACCGGACGGGCATGAAGACCGTCTGGGCCCGGCTGTCGGTCGACGGGGCGATGGCGGTGGACGACGCGATCGAGGCGTACGGCGTTGATGAGGGGGGCGTGGGGGCGTACGCCGGAGCCCACGGCGGGAGTGCGGCGGGCGGGGTGTACGGGGGCGAAGCCGGGGCGTGCGAGGGCGACGAGGGCTGGGACGCGCGGGCGTACGCCGGTGCCGAGGAAAGGCGGGAACAAGGAGGTGCGCGGGCGTACACCGGTGAGGTCGGCCGCGACCACGGCCCGGGACCGGTCGACCTCGTGGCCCCCGTCCCACGGCGCGGTGGGGAGCGCGACCGGGAGTGGCTGAACCGGGGCGCGCTCTCCTTTCTCGCCGAGGCGTCCGATCTGCTCGCCGGGCAGCTGGACGAGGATCTGGTCGCCGCGCTCGCCGGGCAGCTCCTGGTGCCGAGGCTGGCCGACTGGTGTGCGGTGTGGCTGGAGGACGAGGGGATGGGCTGGCGCGGCGGCGACGGTTCGCTCGGCCCGGCACCACGCCTCGCCCGCGTCTGGCACTGCAGCGAGAACCGGATCGAGGAACTGCGCCGGGCCCTGGAGAAGGACCCACCGAGGCTGCCCGAGTCGGTGCGCTCGCGGGCGGTGCCTGTGCCGTGGCCGGGAGCGGGAGCGAAAGTGGGGGCGGGACCGGATTCGGGGATCGGCACGAAGAGCGGGACGCCCGAGGAGAAGAGCGACGGTGGGGCGGCAGGGCAAGGCGACGACAGGCCGGCAGACAGGGGCGCAGCCAGGCCGACAGAGCAGGGCGGTGGAGGGCCGACACAGCAGGGCGACGGAGGACCGGCAGGGAATGACGAAGACAGGCCGGCAGGGTGGGGCGAAGACAGGCCGGTGGAGCGGGGCGCAAGGGAGGCCGTGGAGCGAGGCGAAGGCGGCGCGGCCCTCGCCTACCGGCTGATCGCCGGCGGGCGGCCCCTCGGCACCCTCGTCATCGGCCGGGCCGGACTGCTCCGGTTCCCGGACGAGGTGACCGGGCTGGTCGAGGACCTCAGCCGGCGGATCGCGCTGTCCATCGGGGCGGCGCGGCAGTACGCACGTCAGGCCACCATCAGCCGGGTCCTGCAGCGAGGGCTGCTGCCGGGCGCGGTCGCTGAGATCCCCGGGGTGTCCAGCGCGCTCGTGTACGAGCCGTGCGACAAGGGCGGACCCAGCGGCGACTTCTACGACCTGTTCCCGGCGGGCCGCGGCCGCTGGTGCTTCGCGATCGGCGACGTCCAGGGCAAGGGCCCCGAGGCCGCGGTGGTCATCGGCCTCGCCCGGCCCTGGCTGCGACTGCTCGCCCGCGAGGGGTACGGCGTCGCCGACGTACTCGACCGCCTCAACCAGCTCCTCCTCGACGACGCGACCGAGGCGGCGGACGCGGCCGCCCGCGCCCTGGTCACGGCGGGCGACCCCGGCCTCGTCGACCCCGACGGCCCGCAGACCCGCTTCCTCTCCCTCCTCTACGGCGAACTCGTCCCCGTCGACGGCGGCGTCCGCTGCACCCTTGCCTCCGCCGGGCATCCGCTGCCGCTGCTCCTGGGCCCCGACGGCGACGTACGGACCGTGGCCGAGCCGCAGACGCTGCTCGGGGTGATCGAGGACAGCGAGTACGTCGCCGAGACCTTCGAGCTGTGCCACGGCGACACGCTGCTGTGCGTGACCGACGGAATCACCGAGCGACGCAACGGCCCCCACATGTTCGACGACGGGGACGGCCTCGCCACCGCGCTCGTCGGCTGCGCCGGGCTCGACGCCCAGCTGATCGCCGAGCGGATCCGACGGCTGGTGCACGAGTTCGGGGAACGGCCACCGGAGGACGATCTGGCGCTGTTGGTGTTGCAGGCGGAGTAG